A stretch of DNA from Microlunatus sp. Gsoil 973:
ATCGATGGGCCGACGCGGTGCTGGCCTGGTCCGTGCCGGGACCGGTACGGATGATCATCACCCGGGCCGAACCGGCCACCGCCGCTGATCTGGCGGAGATCATCGCCGACCCGGCGCCGACGGCCGACCCGCTCCGGGCTGCTGCGCTCGGTGGTCATGAAGGCGGGGACCACGAGTCCGGAGATGATCAGACGGGTGAATCCCGGGCCGGGCTCGGCGGCTTTCGCAGCAGGATCGAGGAGCTGCTGCGGTCCCGGAAGGGAGGCGCCGATGATCTTGACCTGCTGCGCAGCAAGGCGGCGGTCGAGGCCGTCGCGTACGGCACGTCCTGCTTCCATCCCTGGTCCGGCCCGGCAGCCGGGACCGGACCGGGTGAACAGCTCCACCACGCCAGCCTCGCCGTCCGAGAACGCCTGGTGTCCGGCGGGATCGCCATCCGCGGCCCCCGGACAGCGCTGCTCTGGCCACAACAGGCCGGCGAGAAGCTGCCGCTCGACGTCGCCGCCGAAGCGGCGTTGGCGGCGCTGCTGTGCCGCACCGACCCGATCGCCGACGCCGGCGCCGGCGAGGATGGGACCGTGGTCGCCGAGCTGCGGCACGAACTGCGGGAAGCCACTCGTCGGCTCGCCGACCGTCGGCAGCACCCGGGCAACCTCAAGCGAGTGCGGCTGCGGACCTTGCTCCATCAACTGCTGCGAGCAACACGATGACGAGCGGCGGCGCACACGATCCGCCGATCATCCTGCACATCGGCCCGCACAAGACCGGCACCACCACTTTGCAGTCGGGCCTGGCCCAGAATCGGGCGCGACTGCTCGATCAGGGCGTCAGCTATCCCGGAACGCTGGACCACGAACTCAACGCGGCGATGTCGGTGTCGACCCGCCGGGCCGACCCGGGAAAGGACGTGTTGCATGGCACCGAACGCTGGTTCGGTCTGCTCGACACGATCAGATCGCCGGGCATCCGACTGGGCGTGCTGAGCAGTGAGTTCTACTCCGAGGCACCGAAGGATCGGATCGGCTGGCTGGTGGACCAGCTGGGTCCGCGGGCCCAGGTCGTCATCACGCTGCGACCGCTGACCAGGATCATGCCGTCCCAGTGGCAGCAGTACCTGCAGAACCAGATCTCCATCTCCTGGGAGGACTGGTTGCGGGCGATCCTTGCCGCTCCGGAACCCGGTACCGTCACCCCGACCTTCTGGCGACGCCATCGTCACGACCTGCTGGTCCGACGCTGGCTTGAGGTGACAGGGCCCGAACGGCTGACCGTGATCGCGGTCGACGACCTGCAGCCGGCATTCGTCCTGCGGACCTTCGAGGAACTGCTCGCGGTCGAACCCGGCACCCTGACCCCGACCCAGCTGCGGGCGAACCGTTCCCTGACCCTCCAAGAGGCCGAACTCATCCGGCGGTTCAACCAGCTCTACACCTCAGCGGGTCTACGGAAGATCGACTACACGACCATGATCAGGTACGGCGCCGCCCGGTTCCTGCAACGGCGCTCGCCGGCCGTCGATGAGCAACGGATCCTGTTGCCGGATTGGGCGAATCGGAGGGCCACCGAGTTGGCGCGCATGATGATCGACGACATCGCAGCATCGGGCGTACGGGTGATCGGCCCGCTGGACGATCTCGTCGAACCGCGTTCGACGCCCCGGCCGGCGCAGCCCACCGGGGTGACGGCGGTGGACCCGGAACTGGCCGCCCACCTGGCGGCCGGCGTGATCGACGCCATGGGGCGCTATCGCCCGGCAGAGGATCCCGATCCGGCGAGGGCACCGGTGCTGTCCACCGTGCTGCGAACCAATCGGGTGGTGCGGCGACCGGGCGACTTCGATGCGGTGGAACTGCGCGGCAGGATCGACCGTCTCCGGGCCCGGGCGGACCGGGAGTTGTTGATCACCGAGGCCGGGCGTGGTGACCTGCTGCGTGAGCTGCGCCGCCGGCTGACCCGTCGGCTGAAAGGACGGGTGCGCCGGCGGCGCGGCTGATCATCAGTCCCGGAAGACCTCGATGTTCGCGCCGATGGCGTTCAACCGGTTGGGCAGGTCCTCGTAGCCGCGGTTGATCATGTAGACATCGCGGAGCACCGACTCGCCGCGGGCCGCGAGCATGCCGAGCAGGATGCAGACGCTGGGCCGCAGGGCCTGCGGGCAGACGATCTCGTAACCACGCCACCGGGTCGGTCCGTTGACCCGCAGCCGGTGCGGATCCAGCAACTGGATGTCGGCGCCCAGCTTGTTCAGTTCGAGCAGGTGGATCGCACGGTTCTCGTACACCCAGTCGTGGATCAGGGTGCTGCCCTCGGCCGCGGCCGCGATCACCGCGAAGAACGGCAGGTTGTCCATGTTCAGGCCGGGGAACGGCATCGGGTGGATCTTGTCGATCGGTGCCCGCAGCCGGCTGGGCCGGACCGTGATGTCGACCAGCCGGGTGTGCCCGTTGGTGGCGCTGTACTCCTCGCTGAGGGAGAAGTCCAGGCCCATCTCCGCCAGGATCGACAACTCGATCTCCAGGAACTCGATCGGCGCCCGGCTGATGGTCAGCTCGGAGTTGGTCACGATGCCGGCGGTGATCAGGCTCATCGCCTCGATCGGGTCCTCGGACGGGTAGTACTCAACATCGGTGCTGATCTCGGATCGGCCGCGGATGGTCAGTGTGGTCGTACCGATGCCGTCGATCTGCACACCCAGCTTGGTCAGGAAGAAGCACAAATCCTGGACCATGTAGTTCGGGCTGGCATTGCGCAACACCGTGACACCGGGATTCATCGCGGCCGCGAGCAGCGCATTCTCGGTGCCCGTGTCGCTGCGTTCGGTGAGGGTGATCGGCCGCTTCGGCTCGACACTCGCGTCGACCACGCTCTGGTAGTAGCCGTTGGTGGCGGTGACCTCAAGGCCGAAATGACGCAATACCTGCAGATGCGGCTCGATGGTCCGTGCTCCGAGATCGCACCCTCCGGCGTACGGCAGCTGGAACTTGTCGTAGACGTGCATCAGCGGGCCGAAGAACATGATGATGCTGCGGGTGCGGCGCGCAGCCTCGACGTCCATCGCGTCGAGATCAAGCTCGTCGGGGCGGATGATCGTCAGGTCGGACTTGTCGGCGGACCAGATCGCCCGGACGCCGATCGAGGTGAGCACCTCGACGATCCGGTTCACCTCTTCGATCCGAGCGATGCCCTTGATCACCGTGCGGCCCCGGTTCAGCAGGCTCGCGCAGAGCACCGCGACCGCGGCGTTCTTGGACGAGCGGACCTGGATGCTCCCGTGCAACTGGTTGCCGCCCTGGACACGCAGGTGGGTCGGTCCGTTGCCGCCGACGGAGATGATCGGACTGTCGAGGGCTTCGGCGATCCGGGTCACCATATCGAGACTGAGGTTCTGATTGCCTGCCTCGATCCGGTGGACGGCACTCTGACTGGTCCCCAGCCTGGTCGCCAATTGCGTCTGGGTGAGCCCGCGATGCTTGCGCGCATCGCGAATCAGACTGCCGATGTGGTCGAGGGTCAATTCAGTCACCCGAGGACAATAACTCATGGGCGAGCTATTCCTTAGTTCCAGCTTCATCACGAAGTGCGTGTCGGGGGTGTCGAGCCGGTTCGGCATTCACCGATCGCCATGCCGCCATGCAGGCCACGCACCGGCCGACCCGAACGGCGAGGCGGCGCGAACGCCGCACTAGAGTTCGGAACATGACCGAACAATTCGACGTGGTTGTCCTCGGGGCCGGCCCCGGTGGATATGAGGCCGCCATCCGTGCCGCACAACTTGGCCAGTCGGTGGCGATCGTGGAGTCCAAGTACTGGGGTGGCGTGTGCCTGAACGTCGGGTGTATCCCGTCCAAGGCATTGCTGCGGAACGCGGAGCTGGCCCACGTGTTCAACCACGAGGCGTCGACGTTCGGCATCTCCGGCGAGGTGACCTTCGACTTCGGTGCGGCCTACAAACGCAGTCGGGCGGTCGCGGACCGGATGAGCAAGGGCGTGCACTTCCTGATGCGGAAGAACAAGATCAAGGAGTTCGAGGGGTGGGGTACGTTCACCGGCCCGAACTCGATGACCGTCGCCCAGGGTGGCGACGGCGGCGAGGTCGAGATCTCCTTCTCCCACGCGATCATCGCGACCGGCGCCAGCACCCGGCTGCTGCCGGGCACCAAGCTGAGTGAACGGGTCGTCACCTACGAGGAACAGATCCTCACCGACAACCTGCCGGAGTCGATCATCATCGCCGGCGCCGGGGCGATCGGCGTGGAGTTCGGGTACGTGATGGCCAACTACGGTGTCGACGTCACGATCGTCGAGTTCCTGGACCGGATGGTGCCGCTGGAGGACGCAGAGGTTTCCGCGGAGCTGGCCAAGGCGTACCGCAAGCTCGGCGTCAAGGTCCTCACCGGCACCAAGGTCGAGGCGATCGACGACTCAGGTGACAGGGTCAAGGTGACGGTCAGCCCCGCTGCCGGCGGTGACCAGCAGGTACTGGAGGCCGAAAAGGTGCTGCAGGCGATCGGCTTCGCGCCCCGCACCGAGGGCTACGGGCTGGAGGCGGCCGGCGTCGCGCTGACCGACCGCGGTGCGATCCAGATCGACGACTACTGCCGGACATCGGTGCCGCACATCTACGCCATCGGCGACGTCACCGCCAAGATCATGCTGGCTCACAACGCCTCGGCGATGGGCATGGTCGCCGCGGAGACGATCGCCGGCGCGGAGACGATGCCGATCGACTACGTGAACATCCCGCGAGCGACCTACTGCCAGCCGCAGATCGGTTCCTTCGGGCTGAGCGAGGAGCAGGCGAAGGCGGCCGGTCACGAGGTGAAGACCGCGAAGTTCCCGTTCACCGCCAACGGCAAGGCGCACGGGCTCGGCGAGGCGGTCGGTTTCGTCAAGATCGTCGCCGACGCCAAGTACGGCGAATTGCTCGGCGCACACATGATCGGCCCGGACGTGACCGAACTCCTGCCCGAACTCACCCTGGCTCAGAAGTGGGACCTGACCGCGACCGAGGTCGGCCGCAACGTCCATGCCCACCCGACTCTGTCCGAGGCGATCAAGGAAGCGATCCACGGCATCAACGGCCACATGATCAACCTGTGACTCGCACCGGCCTCGACGGGCCGGCGCCACACCTACCCTTCTCCAGACCCAAGGTCAAAGTTTGACGGTGCGGCTCCGAGGTTCGGCGTGTCGGCGCCGCACCGTCAAACTTTGACCTTGCGGATGGCCGTGCGGAAGGTGCCGGCGACGCCGCGCGGATGGACCGCAAGCTCAGTGGGTGACGTACGCCTCGAGTTCGTCGCGCTCGAAGGTGAGTTCGCCGATCCGGCTCTTCACCACGTCCCCGATGCTGACGATGCCGGCCAGCAGGCCCTTGTCGTCGACGACCGGGATGTGCCGGACGCGGAGGTCGGTCATCAGCTGAGCCAGGCTGTCGACGGTGGCGGCCATCGTGCAGGTCTGCATCTCCTCGACGGGTGTCATGATCTCGCGGATCGGCAGGTCGAGTACGGCAGCACCCTCGGTCAGTCGGCGTACGACGTCACGTTCGGACACGATGCCGTCCAGCACCCGCGCGCCCGAGGAGACGACTGCCGCTCCGAGATTGTGCGTCTTCAAGACGTCCAGCAGTTCGCGCACGCTGGCGTCCGGCGGCACCACAACCACCTGGGTGCCCTTGCTCCGCAGAATGTCCGAAATGTGCATCGGTGCCCCCTTGCTCCGCAGCACGATCGCCGGAAGTGTGACGGCGGTCACTTTTCTGTTCACTGTAGTCAGCGGACGACCGGAAACACAGGGGAGTGGGAAACCCAGGGGAGCGGGTCAGCCTTCGCCCCGTCGGCGCGCCATCACCAGCGCCCGCCCGCCGAGTCCGACGCCGAACATCACCAGCCCGGCGACGACCGCCGCCGGAGGCAATGTCGCGACCAGCACCAGGCAGCCGACCGCCCCGAACACATTGAGGCCCCGCGGCCACCGCCGGTCGTCCGACGGCTGGGTGAATGCCGAGGCGTTGGCGATGGCGTAGTAGATCAGCACGCCGAAGGACGAGAAGCCGATCACCCGTGCCAGGTCGAAGATCAGGACCAGGACGCAGACCACTGCGGCCACCGCGATCTCGGCACGGTGCGGGACGTGGAAGCGGGGATGGACACCGGCGAGCCAGGTCGGAAGATCGCGATTGCGTGCCATCGCCAGGCTGGTTCGACCGACACCGGCGATCAATGACAGCAGCGCGCCGAGCGAGGCCACGGCACCGCCGATCCGGACAGCGATCGCCAGGCCGGGCGCGCCGGCCGCATGGACCGCGGCGTTCAGCGGTGCCGGCGAGGAGGCCAGCAGGTCCGGCCCTGCGGCGGCCAGCGCCGCGACAGCGACGATCAGATAGATGACCACGGTGATCGCCAGAGCGATCGGGATCGCCCGAGGAATGGTGCGTGCCGGATCCCGCACCTCCTCGCCCAGCGTGGCGATCCGGGCATAACCGGCGATGGCGAAGAACAGCAGGCCGGCCGACTGCAGGATGCCGTACGGTCCGGCCGAGAAGATGGCCGTCGTCTGGAGATGATGAAGTCCGGAACGGTTGCCGACGCCGATGCCGATCACCACAACGGCCAGCGCCGCCAGGCTGATCACCACCAGAATCCGGGTCAGCTGTGCCGTCCGGGTGATGCCGCGATAGTTCAGCGCAGCAAGGCCGATCACCGCAATGATCGCCAGCAGCCGCTGCGGCCAGACCGAACCCGGGACCGCGTACGAGGCGAAGGTCAGGGCCATGGCGGCACAGGATGCCGTCTTGCCGATCA
This window harbors:
- a CDS encoding UDP-N-acetylglucosamine 1-carboxyvinyltransferase encodes the protein MSYCPRVTELTLDHIGSLIRDARKHRGLTQTQLATRLGTSQSAVHRIEAGNQNLSLDMVTRIAEALDSPIISVGGNGPTHLRVQGGNQLHGSIQVRSSKNAAVAVLCASLLNRGRTVIKGIARIEEVNRIVEVLTSIGVRAIWSADKSDLTIIRPDELDLDAMDVEAARRTRSIIMFFGPLMHVYDKFQLPYAGGCDLGARTIEPHLQVLRHFGLEVTATNGYYQSVVDASVEPKRPITLTERSDTGTENALLAAAMNPGVTVLRNASPNYMVQDLCFFLTKLGVQIDGIGTTTLTIRGRSEISTDVEYYPSEDPIEAMSLITAGIVTNSELTISRAPIEFLEIELSILAEMGLDFSLSEEYSATNGHTRLVDITVRPSRLRAPIDKIHPMPFPGLNMDNLPFFAVIAAAAEGSTLIHDWVYENRAIHLLELNKLGADIQLLDPHRLRVNGPTRWRGYEIVCPQALRPSVCILLGMLAARGESVLRDVYMINRGYEDLPNRLNAIGANIEVFRD
- the lpdA gene encoding dihydrolipoyl dehydrogenase, coding for MTEQFDVVVLGAGPGGYEAAIRAAQLGQSVAIVESKYWGGVCLNVGCIPSKALLRNAELAHVFNHEASTFGISGEVTFDFGAAYKRSRAVADRMSKGVHFLMRKNKIKEFEGWGTFTGPNSMTVAQGGDGGEVEISFSHAIIATGASTRLLPGTKLSERVVTYEEQILTDNLPESIIIAGAGAIGVEFGYVMANYGVDVTIVEFLDRMVPLEDAEVSAELAKAYRKLGVKVLTGTKVEAIDDSGDRVKVTVSPAAGGDQQVLEAEKVLQAIGFAPRTEGYGLEAAGVALTDRGAIQIDDYCRTSVPHIYAIGDVTAKIMLAHNASAMGMVAAETIAGAETMPIDYVNIPRATYCQPQIGSFGLSEEQAKAAGHEVKTAKFPFTANGKAHGLGEAVGFVKIVADAKYGELLGAHMIGPDVTELLPELTLAQKWDLTATEVGRNVHAHPTLSEAIKEAIHGINGHMINL
- a CDS encoding CBS domain-containing protein — its product is MTAVTLPAIVLRSKGAPMHISDILRSKGTQVVVVPPDASVRELLDVLKTHNLGAAVVSSGARVLDGIVSERDVVRRLTEGAAVLDLPIREIMTPVEEMQTCTMAATVDSLAQLMTDLRVRHIPVVDDKGLLAGIVSIGDVVKSRIGELTFERDELEAYVTH
- a CDS encoding APC family permease, with protein sequence MASPTGPLARRLGTFDAVVIGLGSMIGAGIFAVFGPAARAAGSGLLIGLALAALIAYCNAVASAQLAAVYPTSGGTYIYGRELLGPWAGFTAGWGFVIGKTASCAAMALTFASYAVPGSVWPQRLLAIIAVIGLAALNYRGITRTAQLTRILVVISLAALAVVVIGIGVGNRSGLHHLQTTAIFSAGPYGILQSAGLLFFAIAGYARIATLGEEVRDPARTIPRAIPIALAITVVIYLIVAVAALAAAGPDLLASSPAPLNAAVHAAGAPGLAIAVRIGGAVASLGALLSLIAGVGRTSLAMARNRDLPTWLAGVHPRFHVPHRAEIAVAAVVCVLVLIFDLARVIGFSSFGVLIYYAIANASAFTQPSDDRRWPRGLNVFGAVGCLVLVATLPPAAVVAGLVMFGVGLGGRALVMARRRGEG